Proteins encoded by one window of Crassostrea angulata isolate pt1a10 chromosome 9, ASM2561291v2, whole genome shotgun sequence:
- the LOC128162936 gene encoding E3 ubiquitin-protein ligase TRIM56-like, with translation MEDEKIERLRERILQCPICIDEYKDPRILPCHHTVCLNCLLDYVRHSSSSGRLFRCPQCRSDICVPRGGVKDFPPNFYVNCIQDELGSRPYFGICDICERDWLISQYRCVDCDLDICRFCIHEHKLFKHGAGREVMIMRIETGNIASFMASEKGCEVHSGETLQMFCCTCETAVCVTCVCEVHKKHETMPLVKKLMASQKELQFDLDDLKAEVKSTQDSLTELRQLRSKIHESSESTMSSIRQRAREISMEMDKVADEKVERIRTTTGTVLQEIDGYLKEMEGLHDQAKKGCGFLEDLQEDDVSLELFASFTKYKKGLEVVRKSVQNKLIVTQTPVFEPGKLKQFFVFHLFRFGDLQFRKQKTLFLKQDINLSFSRSSKSKKLCCVMKKLLYFLFFVLVASGLIILTNDIRTSDHVCLAQWIGWLFFLHLTVTGGFAFYKSRR, from the coding sequence ATGGAGGACGAGAAGATAGAACGTCTAAGGGAGAGAATTCTGCAGTGTCCGATTTGTATCGACGAATACAAAGACCCGCGAATTCTACCCTGTCATCACACGGTGTGTTTGAACTGCCTCCTTGATTACGTCAGACATTCGTCATCATCGGGCCGTCTGTTCCGCTGCCCACAGTGCCGATCCGACATCTGTGTGCCACGCGGAGGGGTCAAAGATTTCCCGCCAAATTTCTACGTCAATTGCATTCAGGATGAATTGGGGTCGCGACCTTATTTTGGGATCTGTGATATTTGCGAGCGAGACTGGCTCATTTCTCAGTACAGATGTGTGGACTGTGATCTTGATATTTGTAGGTTCTGCATTCACGAACATAAACTTTTCAAACACGGAGCCGGAAGGGAAGTCATGATCATGCGTATAGAAACTGGCAATATTGCGTCATTTATGGCGTCGGAGAAAGGCTGCGAGGTTCATTCTGGAGAGACATTACAAATGTTTTGTTGCACGTGTGAGACCGCCGTCTGCGTAACTTGCGTGTGCGAAGTCCACAAGAAACACGAAACGATGCCACTGGTAAAGAAATTGATGGCATCTCAAAAGGAACTTCAGTTTGACCTGGACGATTTAAAAGCTGAAGTCAAATCAACGCAAGATTCTTTAACCGAGTTACGCCAGCTGCGATCAAAAATCCACGAGAGTTCAGAAAGCACGATGTCCTCAATACGTCAACGGGCGCGAGAAATTTCGATGGAGATGGATAAAGTCGCGGATGAAAAAGTAGAGAGGATCCGAACGACAACAGGCACAGTTCTACAAGAGATTGATGGTTACCTCAAAGAGATGGAGGGCCTTCACGACCAGGCAAAGAAAGGGTGTGGATTCCTGGAGGACctacaggaagatgacgtcagCTTGGAGTTGTTCGCTAGCTTTACCAAGTATAAGAAGGGTCTAGAAGTGGTCCGAAAGTCGGTGCAAAATAAATTGATAGTTACACAAACGCCCGTTTTTGAACcaggaaaattaaaacaattttttgtatttcaCTTGTTTCGCTTTGGAGACCTCCAGTTTCGAAAACAAAAAacgttgtttttaaaacaagacaTAAACTTAAGTTTTTCGAGGTCTTCCAAATCTAAAAAGTTATGTTGCGTGATGAAAAAGTtgttatactttttattttttgtactcGTGGCTTCTGGACTGATAATTTTGACCAATGATATCCGGACATCAGATCACGTGTGTCTCGCGCAGTGGATTGGTTGGCTGTTCTTCTTGCACCTCACTGTTACCGGTGGTTTCGCTTTCTACAAATCAAGAAGATAA
- the LOC128162937 gene encoding post-GPI attachment to proteins factor 3-like — protein MAQLGKKISQNALGMLPWILLWFLGNVDLTEGSLGDRSYIYQRCLRSCRNENCTKTASLQHFQETQSWIEGQLQWSCENECEYQCMWKTVEAFQKDDIAIPQFHGKWPFVRVFGIQEPASVIFSVLNGLCHLRILSYRKAVPRSTPLYYVWHVVAFIGLHAWTWSTIFHARDFPFTEKMDYFCAFSLVLANLGSLICRVLGTRNVTRLALVLLALLLFYLQHIYYLAAIKFDYGYNMKINIGVGFVNLLGWLLWCWRHWKTLPHTRKCLAVMVGMNVLLLLEVLDFPPIWWTFDAHSLWHAGTVPLGVLWYSFIIDDGIYLAKQENSKKLP, from the exons ATGGCTCAACTTGGAAAGAAGATATCCCAGAATGCCCTTGGGATGTTGCCATGGATATTGTTGTGGTTTCTAGGAAATGTGGATCTCACTGAGGGGTCACTAGGCGACCGATCCTACATTTATCAGAGATGCCTTAGGTCCTGTCGGAATGAGAATTGTACGAAAACGGCATCTCTCCAACACTTTCAGGAGACGCAGTCTTGGATTGAGGGACAGTTACAATGGAGCTGTGAAAATGAATGCGAGTATCAGTGCATGTGGAAGACTGTGGAGGCTTTCCAAAAGGACGACATAGCTATTCCACAGTTTCATGGAAAG TGGCCCTTTGTGCGTGTGTTTGGTATACAGGAGCCGGCGTCCGTCATCTTCTCCGTATTGAACGGCCTCTGTCATCTCCGGATATTGTCCTACAGGAAGGCTGTCCCCAGATCTACACCGCTGTACTATGTCTGGCATGTGGTGGCGTTT ATAGGCCTCCATGCCTGGACCTGGTCCACTATTTTTCATGCCAGGGACTTCCCCTTCACAGAG AAAATGGATTATTTCTGTGCTTTCTCATTAGTGCTTGCCAATTTAGGTTCCTTAATATGCAG GGTGCTCGGTACGAGGAATGTTACTCGCCTGGCCCTCGTCCTGCTGGCCCTTCTCCTGTTTTATCTACAACACATCTACTACCTGGCCGCCATCAAGTTTGACTATGGCTACAACATGAAGATCAACATCGGCGTCG GGTTTGTGAACCTATTGGGCTGGTTGCTATGGTGCTGGCGACACTGGAAGACCCTCCCCCACACCAGGAAGTGTCTGGCTGTCATGGTTGGGATGAACGTCCTCCTTCTCCTAGAGGTCCTCGACTTCCCCCCGATATGGTGGACGTTTGACGCCCACAGCCTGTGGCATGCAGGGACGGTTCCACTCGGAGTTCTGTGGTACAG TTTTATCATTGATGATGGAATATACCTGGCTAAACAGGAAAATTCAAAGAAACTTCCCTGA
- the LOC128162934 gene encoding cilia- and flagella- associated protein 210-like, with the protein MAATVLHGRRRGKERSTPEMPFPPDMQMQGTKMGQSGMILPNGTDIRDVTILSKSEWNRIQQELHKRQIEEERMRRLREEKENRKQMSKEMVQHWGNTIAGTRTRKLEARKLREQKEEEEKQAIDLEEAKYQAQKRKEAIEKAKTQQYYQTDRVKNFHSALMLTEVLKEREAQIELKKLQEKANEGKDAEWLQLAKREHENAILQDQEKARQRIHATKDNQRFLSAQIQEHMKEKQEEVEEDHKEGDELQRLALQFHTEKERLDQIKRNEKLQMMRDNVAQINDRRVIKKVMEQQEDEEDEECRIFAAAKRKMMKLRAEKEQQIHEEKQRNLQKIREKLAAQLQQKVSDEDERIRKAVEEAEEKRAKEEAEKEAKMLKGMEESAKHRNKQMREAEQKKKEDRRQELEMVRIRQAADEIFRRNEEEKHQRRREDAVGLKNFHQEQVNLRKQKEAEAIQEKLALDQANQALLAVEEEQFQEYAGRVIDHCEKGGRNVYPLRKAAKNGAGGGKGPVFEGKGGIRPSYMVNDKSGKQMPHYQRDSTEETKESIYGPAKSKKRLGFVW; encoded by the exons ATGGCAGCAACAGTGTTACACGGGAGGCGAAGGGGAAAAGAAAGAA GTACACCAGAGATGCCCTTTCCGCCCGATATGCAGATGCAAGGCACGAAAATGGGTCAGAGTGGGATGATCCTACCCAACGGTACCGACATCAGGGACGTCACGATCCTGTCAAAGAGCGAGTGGAACCGGATTCAACAGGAACTCCACAAGCGACAGATTGAGGAGGAGAGAATGCGGAGGCTGCGGGAAGAGAAGGAAAACCGCAAACAGATGTCCAAGGAGATGGTCCAACACTGGGGAAACACCATCGCT GGAACACGCACCAGAAAGTTAGAGGCGAGGAAACTCCGTGAACAGAAGGAGGAGGAGGAGAAGCAGGCCATTGATCTAGAGGAGGCCAAGTACCAGGCCCAGAAAAGGAAGGAGGCCATCGAGAAAGCCAAGACCCAGCAGTATTACCAGACCGACCGCGTCAAAAACTTCCAC AGTGCACTGATGCTGACGGAGGTCCTCAAAGAGAGAGAGGCTCAGATCGAACTGAAGAAACTCCAGGAGAAAGCGAACGAAGGCAAGGACGCAGAATGGCTTCAGCTGGCCAAGAGAGAGCATGAGAATGCGATACTCCAGGATCAGGAGAAGGCCCGCCAGAGAATCCATGCGACCAAGGACAACCAGCGATTCCTGTCCGCACA GATTCAGGAACACATGAAGGAGAAACAGGAGGAGGTTGAGGAGGACCATAAGGAGGGCGACGAGCTTCAGAGACTGGCTCTCCAGTTCCACACCGAGAAAGAGCGCCTCGACCAAATCAAGCGCAACGAGAAGCTGCAGATGATGCGCGACAATGTGGCGCAGATCAACGACCGCCGCGTCATCAAGAAAGTCATGGAGCAGCAGGAGGAC GAGGAGGATGAAGAATGTCGCATATTTGCTGCAGCGAAGAGGAAGATGATGAAGCTGAGGGCAGAAAAAGAACAACAGATTCATGA AGAGAAGCAGAGAAACCTACAGAAAATCCGCGAGAAACTGGCCGCTCAACTCCAGCAGAAAGTCAGCGACGAGGATGAACGAATCCGTAAAGCCGTGGAAGAGGCCGAGGAGAAGAGGGCAAAGGAAGAGGCGGAGAAGGAAGCGAAGATGTTAAAGGGGATGGAAGAGAGTGCTAAACATAGGAACAAGCAG ATGAGGGAAGCTGAGCAGAAGAAGAAGGAAGACCGAAGACAGGAGCTGGAGATGGTGAGGATCAGACAGGCTGCAGACGAGATCTTCCGTCGTAATGAAGAAGAGAAACATCAGAGACGGAGGGAAGATGCTGTGGGTTTGAAGAACTTCCATCAGGAGCAAGTG AACTTGAGGAAACAGAAGGAAGCAGAGGCAATTCAGGAGAAGCTAGCCCTGGATCAGGCTAATCAGGCTCTACTGGCGGTGGAGGAAGAACAATTCCAGGAGTATGCAGGCCGAGTCATCGATCACTGCGAGAAGGGCGGTCGTAACGTGTACCCCCTCAGGAAGGCTGCCAAAAACGGCGCCGGGGGAGGGAAAGGGCCAGTATTTGAGGGTAAGGGAGGAATCCGACCCAGTTACATGGTCAATGATAAATCGGGAAAACAGATGCCCCACTACCAGCGGGACTCGACGGAGGAGACCAAGGAAAGCATCTATGGGCCGGCCAAGTCCAAAAAGAGGCTAGGGTTCGTGTGGTAG
- the LOC128162938 gene encoding pyridoxal phosphate phosphatase PHOSPHO2-like: MTSEKILFVFDFDHTVIDDNSDLYCKRLAPGGKIPQEIEETYSDLGWTHYMGLIFDYLHKHGVTAEQYRECMNEIPLTDGMRELIEHVAEKGHECIIVSDANSEFIDYILTETGLKNAFSRVYTNPAKYDAEGRLTIEYYHTQDWCDLSTVNLCKGQIVVDHKETREREGTQYKCVVLVGDGNNDFCPALRLSEKDVVCPRINYRLWKKIQKFKSESEEGKDGLKIQAQVVNWTSGLEILEFLKTLN, encoded by the coding sequence ATGACTTCAGAAAAAATCCTGTTTGTGTTTGACTTTGATCACACGGTGATTGATGATAATAGTGACTTGTATTGTAAACGACTGGCACCTGGCGGGAAGATTCCCCAGGAGATCGAGGAAACCTATAGTGACCTGGGTTGGACCCATTATATGGGACTTATATTTGATTACCTCCACAAACATGGCGTTACAGCTGAACAGTACCGAGAATGCATGAACGAAATTCCGCTGACGGATGGTATGCGAGAACTCATCGAACACGTAGCCGAAAAAGGCCATGAATGTATCATTGTTTCCGATGCGAATTCGGAgtttattgattatattttaacTGAAACCGGTCTTAAAAATGCTTTTTCCCGAGTGTATACAAATCCTGCCAAATATGACGCAGAAGGAAGATTGACTATAGAGTATTACCACACCCAGGACTGGTGTGATCTAAGTACTGTCAACCTGTGTAAGGGTCAAATAGTGGTGGATCATAAAGAAACACGGGAGCGGGAAGGAACACAATATAAGTGTGTCGTACTGGTTGGGGACGGAAATAACGACTTTTGTCCCGCACTCCGACTGTCGGAAAAAGATGTGGTCTGTCCGAGAATTAACTACAGGCTCTGGAAGAAGATCCAAAAGTTTAAGTCTGAATCAGAGGAAGGAAAGGATGGACTGAAAATACAGGCTCAGGTCGTAAACTGGACTTCCGGATTAGAAATTctagaatttttgaaaacattgaaTTGA